The genomic stretch ATTCTGTTTTCTGGTGTATGGCGTCTGTGATAAATTCCCATCTTCAGTACACGTCGGAGAAAAACCAACGGCACTCCATCTTGTGGACGCACCCTAGTTTGAACCACGCGCTTTTGAGGGCGTTGAAGACAGACTATTACCATAGGAAGAGTGAGAGTACACACAGAAAAGTCACGGACATGACGGAATTACGAAATGATCAGGGTGTTCAGTCTTTTTTTCATGGAAGAGACGTTGGAGAGACAGAAAAGTAAACGTAATTGCAACTACACAACCATGGTCAATATCGGTCTACAGGTAACAGTGGCGAGAAGACATGGGTTTGCTTTTAAAGCAGCAACGAAAGAGTCAAACACAACTAGGTTGCACTCACGATCCTAACAGTTTCAATTACAGGCCCCCGACCTTGTTATGCTGCTACCACAACTTGTTTTTGCAAATGTCGATTCCACGCTCGGACGCCAGTGCGCGCCAGTCTGACGAGATAGTGTCAGACTTACGCCGCCAGCTCGGACGCGTGTTCCTTTCGCCCAGTGTCTTCCCTCGTTACGCGCGCATCCGGATTTGATTCCTCCGCTGGAGGCTCGTCGTCCACTTCCATCGCCATAGAGCGAGGGTTGGTCTGTGAATCTATCTGTCCGGTTTGGATTTGTACGCTGGGCACGGGCTCAACTTGACTCAGTATATCCAAAAGCTGATTCTTGGTTTTATCCAAATAGGCTCGCGAGTTAAGATTTTCCATGTTCGAGACGGGCAAATGGAGCCGATAATCCGGTCCAAAGTACTCGAAATAATCGTTAAAGGGTAATTCGTCCGAAACTTTTTCTCCCGTAAGGACTGACGTTTCGTACGTCCAGCAGCGCGGTACATTGCGTAGCGTATAACCACCGCCTCCTAGCACCAGCATTGGAATATTGAAGGAGCGGACAAACTCAACACAGTTAGCGTGGCCCTGTGCCGAAAGATTAAAGCAGCCGAGACGATCGCCCGATAACGAATCGGCGCCGCATTGCAAGACAACAGCGCCCGGTGCGAATACTTCCATGATCTTGCCAATCACTGGACGAAAGATGGATTCGTACGAATCGTCATCCATACCGTCGTTGAGCGGGAAGTTAATGGCGTAGTTCTTGCCCTGGGCGTAGCCCACATCGAGGACGTCCCCGGTTCCTGGAAAGTACTCGCCAAACTTGTGAAAACTGACCGTCATGACGCGGTTGGTCGAGTAAAAGGCTTCTTCGACTCCATCTCCGTGATGAATATCAATGTCGATATATAGAACTCGTTCGTGTTTCTTGAGAAGCTCGAGAATGGCCAAGACACAGTCATTGACGTAACAGAATCCGGAggcttcggcctttttaGCGTGATGCAGACCGCCAGCCCAGTTGATAACAATATCGACGCGATTTTCGTTAAGCCGAGCGGCGCCGCCAATCGATCCGGATGTGTAGAGCTGACAAAACTCGAACAAACCGTCGAAGACCGGGCAGTCTTCTCCCACGTTGAAGCGCTGGAGGGGACGAATGTAATCCTGCATATTGTCGGGGGTAATGACTCGGAGGAAGTTGATGTAGTCGTCGCTGTGAAAACGCGTCATGGCGGTGGGCGAAacaagacgaggacgaaagACCTCCATCTTGCGGTAGAGGCCGTAGTTGACGACGAGATTGTGCGTCATGCGCACGCGATGAGGCTTCATCGGATGGCCTACGCAAATACGGGAGAAAGCCAAGGGTGTGTGAGTAAGAGAAAGTCGTTCTCTGTCAATTGGAACACAGCCCCAGATATCAAGTAACCCATGGTGATTTTTGAAATACTCCAATTGTGCTGTTTGTTATTCATGGATAACCCAGTAGCGGGACAAATCTACGTATCCGAAGCACAACAACCCACCTTGGCCGTAATGGTAGTTTCCGATCTCGGCATCGTAAAAGTACGATACACGCCTAGAGTCCCCCATTGTATGTTTCTACTATCGAATTGGGACCTATTGAATCCAGGCGATATTAAAGTAGTATCAAAAATGGTTGCAAAATAGCTTTGATGTATAATGTATGTGCCTTCCTGTCTGTTGAGCGACAAAGACAAACGACGGTGGATTGTGTGTAGCAGATATCGTTCATGGTCCTTCAGTGTTGGGGAGGTCAGGGTGAATCCAGACATCGCGATCGTTTACGTTGCAACGTTGTGTCGCGCAACTGGTACGCGCGCGTTTCCCGAGATGGTCGATCACGAGCAATCCAGACTATCGTATGTACTGCCGTACGTTATTAAGGTCTGAAGGACAGTCTTCTCTTGTCGTCGATGGGATCGTCCGAGAAACGTCAAACGTCCAGACCGACCCTTTTTTCACCCAACCTCGGGCCACATTTCTTTCCGTTTTTCTCTCGCTCTCCCGTACGCAATCAGCTTTTGTGAGCCTTGGCATGAGCTTCCTCCATTCCATCATCCTGTATGTAGACCAGTCAATCATCCCCCCATCTAAAAGCCATTATAATTAATCGAACGAAGAGCCCATAAAAGATCAGTTCACGGTTACACTCAGTAGGTATTTAGAAGCAACATGCCGAGTGAAACGTTGGCCCGGTGTTCGTCGACAGggagcagcaacaacgacgaaAGTCGCAGTACTTCGTCCTTGAGCACTACGACCGAAGAACTCTTTCGTATCTGGCAGACCAAGTGTCGCAGCCGCAACAATGAGGATCGTTTGCGGAAGGAAGCCTGTTCTTTCTTTCGATCTCTCTGTACCCACACGACCGTCGAGACGCCCTTGCAGCAAAAACTGACGACTCGGGCCAGTCACGAAGAAGCACTGGCTGTTCTCATTCGTGAGTTGGGCCCGGTGCTTCAAGAGACCACGCCGCGTATTGTAGCCTTGCATTGCCTACTCGGCGCCTTGGAAGGATGCGCCGAAGCGGGGTTGTCGTCCAACCTGACGCAGCTGCTCGGAAATTTCTTACTGACGTATTGTGGACCCATTGTGCTAGATGAAGCAGGCATTCGGGAAGACATGGACGAGGACTACGAAGAGCAGGTTCGAGATATAGCGATCCAGAGTCTTACTGTTCTTATTGAGAGCGTACCAAGTGATgtggcggcgacgacggaacaaGTGGTTTCGCAACGGCTGGCGTTGGCCCGTGCGGGTGTGGAACGACGGTGCGCAGCGCCCGAACTCGAAGCTGTTATAGACGGCGCCAGCGATCACAATAGAAGCGATACTCCTCCAGCCGCCAGTCGTGTCGCCTCTGGCTTATCAACATTGCCTCGATCACGGCGGTCGTATTGTTTCGGGCTTTTGCAATCCGCCGTAGATAGTGTTGGTGTCATTATCTTGTCTTGTTCCATCGCAATAGGCGAAAACGAAAATGTCCAAGACGATTTGATAAAATTCGCACAATTTACTGCGATATGTTTGCACGGAGAATCAGACCCCCGGTGTTTGATGCAACTGCTGGTCTTGCTGGGACGCGTCCAGCGAGCATGGTATCCTGTATTGAAAGATTCCGAGTTTCCGGTGGACGATTTTTTTGACGCCGTTGCTCCCTACTATCCGATACAGTTCACGCCACCACCCAATAATCCCCACGGTATAACACGGGAAGGATTGAGTCGCGCCATTTTGGAGGTGCTGACTTTTGTTGGCTACGACAAAGTGGCACGTGACTTGCGGAAGGATCCATTGATAGGCTTGAGTCTAGGTATCGTTCTCGAGCGTATTGTTCCACCAGCGGAAGACGGCCCAGCCAATTGTGCCGATCAGCTACTTGGTATAAAGGATTTGTCTGTCCTACTATTCGGATCGTCTCCTTCGGTCACCTCTTCGTTCTCTCGGTTGGAGCTTTTGGATTCGGTAGCCCTGATGCATCTCTCGGATACAATGCTGACGATACATGATGAAGCATCGATGGCGGTCGTCAAAGGTGGAGCGGAAGAAGGTGTCGCCAAAGATTTGGCCGTTGAGACAAGGAAAATGATTTCTCAAATCGGTTTGGCATGCGAGCGAGCAAATAGCAATTTTGCCTGGGATACGTTCGTCGCCCAGCCGCTTCAGAGCTTGTCATCCAAGATGGTGTCAGAACCTTCATCGAGTCGGACAGCAATCGCCTACATGGCGTGCCTTTGTTCTTGTGGTGGACCCAAAACACTGAGACGTAGCTTGGAAACTGGACTGTCTCCTTTGTTGGAGAACCTACTAGGTGGACTTCAGGACGATCGGGACGAGGCAACAGCCATTTACGGGGTCGGTGCTTTTTTCTCGTCGTGCTTTGTAGGGTTGGAAAGCGCAAAGAAAGATGGAGTTTTAGTTCATCCCCATCCGTTACAGCCATACTCTACCAATGCCGTCGACAAACTGTGTTGCATTCTCGGTAATGGACGATCAGACGACTCGAATGGCGTGCGACCAACCTCCATTTGTGTCGCTGCAATTCGTGCCTTGGATTCAGTGTTGGTAGCAGCACCGGCTGAATTGCTGGGAAAAGAGGCAGTACAGAAACTCGCTCTTGTCATTACAGCTGTTGCGAGCGAGCTGATAAAATGTGGCACCTCCACACATACGTCGATCGAACCAAACGAACACGAATGGCTCGCGGCGTGCTGTCGAACAGTTGGTGCGTTTGTCGGGAAGACGTTGAATATAaccgacgaagaggaagccgCAAATCTACCTATTTCAGTTCTTCAGGTTGCACCCCTTAACATCTTGCTCAAAACCGAAATTCTTCCATCACTTGTGTCGGCATCGCAGCAGAACCGAGCCGACATCAAAGCTACTAGGTATGACAGGAACACCTTGGCGATTGCGTGCACATTTGGGCAGCATGCTGCCGCTTCTATCGTTCAAATACTTCTTAGAATGCTTAATGATGAGCTGAAGCAAGGTGATTCATTCATCTCTTCGAAAGCAGCTGCCGACGCTCTCTGTTTCGTATTATCAAGAGGTGGTGAGAACGCCGCAAGAGCTCTACAAGACGACGATAACAGGTTCGTCATGTACTCTCTTCGACGTTATTGAAACTCTTTCAACCGTTGGGGCCGAaacgaacgaagacgatggCATCGAAGCCCGCTTTCGAACAAGCATGCTAGAGCTACCGCCCACGAACGAAGACTCTGCGCGAATAGCTACCATCATTTGTCAGGCATATGATATCATCCCTCTTCTTTTGCCTTCGTATCAATCATTGGTCTCAGCTAAGCACTTGGAGCGACTGGTTTCGCTTGTGTCGCCATGTCTTCCCCCCCTCACACAAATTGATGCAGTCAAGGTGTCGCTTGTGCTGCCGTTTCTTGCCACGTCACTGCAGCATTCGTCAAGTGGTTTGGTAAGCTCTGATTTAGGTATACAAATTGGTCAAGCACTGGAACAAATCGTTGCCTACCTTTGTGATTTTACGTTGGACCCTGAGTATGATCACGAGGCTCGGTCATATGCAGCTGCCTGCCTTCAGATATCGATATCACGCTTCATTCCTCGGAATTCTAATCCTTGTCGTGTTGAATTGATTCTAAAAAAGCAGATTATTCCGCTGATATCAAAGTCAATCAACCGCACATCTGGGCTCTCCGAACGCTTGGTATACCAGTGTGAAGCTGAAGCTTTGACTTTATCAGAGTTGTTGTCGTTCTTGGGAGTGTTGGCTTCAGCAGCGGCATGTTGTGGTGGTACGTCGTCGAAAATATCCAATGAAATTGCTGTATTCCTCATCGATATAGCTTGTACCAAAAAGTCGGGCGCTCCTTTCAGCTCTGTGCCTGGGTTTTTGCTTGATGTCACTGTCTTCGATCGAGCGAATCCTGCGTATTCAAACGATCTAGCCATAGAGGCGGCTTCGGCGCTCGGTTCAGTCTTGTCCGTCACCAGGCGAAGCACAATCTGGAAACAGCGTTTATCATATTTGTCAGCAAAGCGTTTGGAGGACATCTTAAGTAGCAATGAGCGCATTAGCCCTGGAGGAGTTGCTTCGGCTTGCTACATCATTTGCTCAAGCAACATCAAGATGCTGAGTAGAATATCGCGCGAGCAGTTGATAGCAGTGGTGTCCTATGGTCTTTCCTCAAAAGCTGCTACAGAAGAGGAAACCTCCAGTGTATCAAATCGTCTCAAAATAAAAAAACTTGTTCTTGCTGCCGTCATCAAGATCCTCTGCGTTGCGCCCGAGCTGCTTGCGCAAAATTTGAACTACATTGTCACCAGTATAATGCGCTTATACGCTACGAGCCTTGGCTTAACCTCTGACTTGGAAATTACAAGCAAACTGCTTGCCTTGCAAGCTCTAGAAGCAACCGCGAATACAAATATCGCAATTGATACACTTGCCATACTGAAACCCGCCGTGGTGTCAATTCTTGAAGGAGCAATGAATGATCCCTCAAGAATGCTACGACAGGCTGCTGTAGAGGTTCGAAACTCATGGTACGTTTTGTAACGACCTAACTTTGATTGATAAAAGCAATATTACGGATGCCATTTAGATATTCTTTCTACCAAAGCAGTACTGCTACTTGCTGTCATTCCGTTGTCAAGTTCACCAAAGAAGTGTAGCTTTCCCAAGTTGGATTCTCCCTCCATGAGGCACCTAATAGCCGCACCTCTGCAGAGAGCAGCGAGATCTGCACCGCTGAACCCTTCCGTGACTTCCGCAACTTGAAAGGCAAGGTTCTGTATAAAATACGCTTCCTCGTTTTGTTCCATTTTCATGCCTTTCATATAAAGCTGCATGATGGCCACACGATCTTCCATCGAGGGCAAGTCCACCTTCACTAATCGATCAAAGCGACCTGGCCGCAAAAATGCCGAGTCGATCATCCACGGGGTATTTGTCGCTGCCAAAACAACCACTCGCctctcgttttcttcttctgtaTTGGTAGATACTTTTGAATCTAGCTCCCTCCAGTGTTTGATATCATCCATACACTGAAGTAGGGTACTCGAGAGCCGGCCACTTCCGCTGTTGCTCCGCTCTGTAAACAAAGCCTGGAACTCATCGATAAACACGACAGCTGGTGCGTTCAATCGTGCAGTCTCAAATGAAGATAAAACCAGCTTCTCACTCGAACCAATTTCAGATAATACGATGTCACTGATACTTAAAGAAATGAAGGCTCCCCCAATTGAGGATGCTTGTGAACCTCTCGAGCGAAGCATCCGGGCTACCGCTTTGGCCAGCA from Phaeodactylum tricornutum CCAP 1055/1 chromosome 12, whole genome shotgun sequence encodes the following:
- a CDS encoding histone deacetylase 1 isoform (Similar to histone deacetylase 1 protein responsible for the deacetylation of lysine residues on the N-terminal part of the core histones (H2A, H2B, H3 and H4). Also involved in p53 deacetylation which modulates its effect on cell growth and apoptosis), encoding MGDSRRVSYFYDAEIGNYHYGQGHPMKPHRVRMTHNLVVNYGLYRKMEVFRPRLVSPTAMTRFHSDDYINFLRVITPDNMQDYIRPLQRFNVGEDCPVFDGLFEFCQLYTSGSIGGAARLNENRVDIVINWAGGLHHAKKAEASGFCYVNDCVLAILELLKKHERVLYIDIDIHHGDGVEEAFYSTNRVMTVSFHKFGEYFPGTGDVLDVGYAQGKNYAINFPLNDGMDDDSYESIFRPVIGKIMEVFAPGAVVLQCGADSLSGDRLGCFNLSAQGHANCVEFVRSFNIPMLVLGGGGYTLRNVPRCWTYETSVLTGEKVSDELPFNDYFEYFGPDYRLHLPVSNMENLNSRAYLDKTKNQLLDILSQVEPVPSVQIQTGQIDSQTNPRSMAMEVDDEPPAEESNPDARVTREDTGRKEHASELAA
- a CDS encoding predicted protein, with translation MPSETLARCSSTGSSNNDESRSTSSLSTTTEELFRIWQTKCRSRNNEDRLRKEACSFFRSLCTHTTVETPLQQKLTTRASHEEALAVLIRELGPVLQETTPRIVALHCLLGALEGCAEAGLSSNLTQLLGNFLLTYCGPIVLDEAGIREDMDEDYEEQVRDIAIQSLTVLIESVPSDVAATTEQVVSQRLALARAGVERRCAAPELEAVIDGASDHNRSDTPPAASRVASGLSTLPRSRRSYCFGLLQSAVDSVGVIILSCSIAIGENENVQDDLIKFAQFTAICLHGESDPRCLMQLLVLLGRVQRAWYPVLKDSEFPVDDFFDAVAPYYPIQFTPPPNNPHGITREGLSRAILEVLTFVGYDKVARDLRKDPLIGLSLGIVLERIVPPAEDGPANCADQLLGIKDLSVLLFGSSPSVTSSFSRLELLDSVALMHLSDTMLTIHDEASMAVVKGGAEEGVAKDLAVETRKMISQIGLACERANSNFAWDTFVAQPLQSLSSKMVSEPSSSRTAIAYMACLCSCGGPKTLRRSLETGLSPLLENLLGGLQDDRDEATAIYGVGLESAKKDGVLVHPHPLQPYSTNAVDKLCCILGNGRSDDSNGVRPTSICVAAIRALDSVLVAAPAELLGKEAVQKLALVITAVASELIKCGTSTHTSIEPNEHEWLAACCRTVGAFVGKTLNITDEEEAANLPISVLQVAPLNILLKTEILPSLVSASQQNRADIKATRYDRNTLAIACTFGQHAAASIVQILLRMLNDELKQGSSCTLFDVIETLSTVGAETNEDDGIEARFRTSMLELPPTNEDSARIATIICQAYDIIPLLLPSYQSLVSAKHLERLVSLVSPCLPPLTQIDAVKVSLVLPFLATSLQHSSSGLVSSDLGIQIGQALEQIVAYLCDFTLDPEYDHEARSYAAACLQISISRFIPRNSNPCRVELILKKQIIPLISKSINRTSGLSERLVYQCEAEALTLSELLSFLGVLASAAACCGACTKKSGAPFSSVPGFLLDVTVFDRANPAYSNDLAIEAASALGSVLSVTRRSTIWKQRLSYLSAKRLEDILSSNERISPGGVASACYIICSSNIKMLSRISREQLIAVVSYGLSSKAATEEETSSVSNRLKIKKLVLAAYNALIRYEPWLNL
- a CDS encoding predicted protein; protein product: MAKLSSNSTISADVQFLSVDGADPFALVGGNIDAKLALEESLCLESRKRKLLSSFDLSAPSGVLLYGPPGTGKTLLAKAVARMLRSRGSQASSIGGAFISLSISDIVLSEIGSSEKLVLSSFETARLNAPAVVFIDEFQALFTERSNSGSGRLSSTLLQCMDDIKHWRELDSKVSTNTEEENERRVVVLAATNTPWMIDSAFLRPGRFDRLVKVDLPSMEDRVAIMQLYMKGMKMEQNEEAYFIQNLAFQVAEVTEGFSGADLAALCRGAAIRCLME